In Rheinheimera sp. MM224, one DNA window encodes the following:
- a CDS encoding oligosaccharide MFS transporter — protein sequence MQQHRLNYWLLNGAFFSFFVAWSFSFSFYAIWLKQNVGLTATDIGFVFSINAMVAFVLMPFYGYWQDRLSESKTLLYVIAVAILCCGPFLNWLYQPLLERNFWLGSGVGALFTAVSFGAAVGVLESFIERLSRRDGFEFGRSRMWGSLGWAIATFFTGLLLNWSPPSVFWLSSLAGIVFLFCLSQVTTPTCSAPLSCQQHSKKPGRSDLLLVLKLPEFRRFAFYIISVPCIYQVFDQQFPVYFASMFADPELANIYFGYLNSSQVLLEAALMFITPALVNRMGARQALILAGCIMVMRILGSGLATEMLAISALKLLHAVELPILLVAMFKYIAAVFDSRLSTTLYMVGFLLFSQLSAMVLSPCFGYLYDHYGYAPSYLLIGSVMACCTLLSAFLLTPVQEGIKPVLQ from the coding sequence ATGCAACAACACCGCCTGAATTACTGGTTGCTTAATGGCGCATTTTTCAGCTTTTTTGTGGCCTGGTCTTTTTCCTTTTCATTTTATGCCATTTGGCTGAAGCAAAATGTAGGACTCACAGCAACAGATATTGGCTTTGTCTTCAGCATAAACGCCATGGTGGCATTTGTGCTGATGCCTTTTTATGGTTATTGGCAGGACAGGCTAAGCGAAAGTAAAACCCTGCTTTATGTAATAGCTGTCGCAATTTTATGCTGTGGACCATTTTTAAACTGGCTTTATCAACCCTTACTTGAACGTAACTTCTGGTTGGGTTCTGGTGTTGGAGCCCTGTTTACTGCGGTAAGTTTTGGCGCTGCTGTAGGGGTGTTGGAATCTTTTATTGAACGCTTAAGCCGCAGAGATGGTTTTGAGTTTGGCCGCTCCAGAATGTGGGGATCTCTGGGCTGGGCCATCGCCACATTTTTTACGGGTCTGCTACTGAACTGGTCTCCTCCATCAGTGTTCTGGTTATCTAGTCTGGCCGGTATTGTTTTCTTGTTTTGCCTATCACAGGTGACAACACCCACCTGCTCTGCTCCACTGAGTTGCCAGCAACACAGCAAAAAGCCTGGCCGGTCTGATCTGCTGCTGGTATTGAAGCTACCGGAGTTTCGGCGTTTTGCATTTTATATCATCAGTGTTCCTTGTATTTATCAGGTGTTTGACCAGCAGTTTCCGGTTTATTTTGCCTCTATGTTTGCAGACCCTGAACTGGCGAATATCTACTTTGGTTATCTGAATTCTTCGCAGGTGTTGCTGGAGGCCGCACTGATGTTTATAACCCCGGCACTGGTGAACCGAATGGGGGCACGACAGGCGCTGATTTTAGCTGGTTGCATTATGGTGATGAGAATATTGGGTTCAGGACTGGCGACAGAAATGCTGGCGATTTCTGCGTTAAAGCTGCTACATGCGGTAGAACTGCCTATTTTATTGGTCGCCATGTTCAAATACATAGCTGCAGTCTTTGATTCACGGCTATCTACCACCTTGTATATGGTCGGATTTTTGCTGTTCAGCCAACTCAGCGCTATGGTGCTGTCTCCATGTTTTGGCTACCTGTATGACCACTATGGCTATGCTCCCTCCTACCTGCTGATAGGCAGCGTTATGGCGTGTTGCACCCTGCTGTCAGCATTCTTGCTGACTCCTGTTCAGGAAGGTATAAAACCTGTTTTACAATGA
- a CDS encoding LacI family DNA-binding transcriptional regulator, which yields MVTIKDVAKHAGVAFKTVARVVNNDPTVKPENREKVLRSIEALGYRPNRAAQMTRRKKSGVIGFIADELLRIPYTFDLIRGAQEMAWKHNRELMVLNINEHKYSLEAAVDHLFQHRVEGIIYASMYHRQVDLPDSLTQIPTVLANCYTSCGRFTSVVPDEELAGEQIVGAMLDKGYRRIAFLNLDERIIAAQGRKAGAIRAYEKRGESLQNLHIESVIAEQDGKLVSRARLAACEVIKQFKPDAILCGQDPMAMEIYFVLQSLGLKVGDDIGIGSFDNWDLIPELLQPSLTTMALPHYEMGRWAFNYLLDERTDLVASKLPFRLISRGSL from the coding sequence ATGGTAACTATTAAAGATGTGGCAAAACATGCCGGGGTGGCTTTTAAAACGGTAGCTCGTGTCGTAAACAACGACCCAACGGTAAAACCAGAGAACAGAGAGAAGGTTTTGCGATCTATTGAGGCGCTGGGGTATAGGCCAAACCGCGCGGCTCAGATGACCAGACGTAAAAAATCCGGAGTGATTGGTTTTATTGCTGATGAGTTGTTACGGATCCCATACACCTTTGATTTAATCCGCGGCGCTCAGGAAATGGCGTGGAAACACAACAGAGAGTTAATGGTACTGAACATTAATGAGCACAAATATAGTCTGGAAGCTGCAGTGGATCATTTATTCCAACACCGTGTGGAAGGCATTATCTATGCGTCTATGTATCATCGTCAGGTGGATTTGCCTGATAGCCTGACTCAGATCCCCACTGTTTTAGCGAATTGTTATACCTCTTGTGGACGTTTTACTTCGGTTGTGCCAGATGAAGAACTTGCTGGTGAGCAAATCGTAGGCGCTATGCTGGATAAAGGCTATAGACGTATCGCCTTTTTAAATCTTGATGAGCGTATTATCGCTGCACAAGGACGCAAAGCGGGGGCTATCCGTGCTTATGAAAAACGGGGAGAGTCTTTGCAAAATTTACATATTGAATCAGTGATTGCTGAACAGGATGGCAAATTGGTATCAAGAGCGCGGCTTGCGGCATGCGAAGTGATAAAACAATTTAAACCTGATGCTATTTTATGTGGCCAGGATCCTATGGCGATGGAAATTTATTTCGTCTTGCAGTCCCTGGGTCTGAAAGTAGGAGACGATATTGGCATTGGCAGTTTTGACAACTGGGATCTGATCCCTGAATTATTGCAACCCAGTCTGACAACCATGGCATTACCTCACTATGAAATGGGGCGTTGGGCATTTAATTATTTGCTTGATGAACGCACGGACCTTGTGGCCAGCAAGCTGCCGTTCAGACTGATCAGCCGTGGCTCATTGTAA